From the genome of Faecalibacterium prausnitzii:
CCTCTGGCAGGAGGAAGACGGCTGCTCCTACGCCATGGCCAGCACCGGCGGGCAGCTCTACCTCTGGGATGGGCACGACATCTGGGCCGCCGACCCCAGCCGTGAACGGGACTGGAAGACCACCGAGGGCGTGGAAGAGACGGTGGACTTTGAACTCATCACGGGTGCGTTCGGGATGGACGCGGCCGAGGACCGGTATCTCTCCCGGCTGACGCTCCAGATGGATGCCGTATGTGCCAGCACCGTGGAGCTGGCGATCTGCTACGACGACGGCCCCTGGGAGAAGCTGGCACAATGGGCCGTGGCCGGGAAGCAGAAGCGGTTCGACCTGCACCTTGCGCCCCGCCGCTGCGGCATGTTCCGGCTGCGGCTGACCGGCAAAGGGCAGATCACCCTGCGCAGTCTGGCGCGCACCCTTGCGACGGCGCGGGGCAGACTGATGGAACAGGAGGCATGAAAGGATGGCAAGCATTTCGGGCCTGAGCAAGCTGGGCCTGCCGAAGCTGAGTGAGAAGATGGACCCGGAGGATGCCCGCGCACTGCGGAACTACCTCTACCAGATGCAGGAGCAGCTGCAATACGTTCTGAGCAATCTGGACGTGGAGAACGTCTCGGACGAGCTGGGGGCCAAGCTGCGGAAACTGCAGTAAGAAAGGAGACTCTATGGCAAGCGACAAGAAAAAGAACTACTCCACCGAGGGGCTGAACAGCCGCCAGGAGGTGCAGGATGCACTGGCGTCGGCGGGGTATCAGCCCTCTGAGCAGGTGACGAAAGCAGAAGCAGCCCTGAAAGCGCAGCAGAGCGCTGCCCCCGGCGACTACCAGAGCCGGTATCAGGACCAGATCGACCGCACCCTGAACGACCTGAACGCGCGGAGAGCGTTCCACTACAACTACGCGCAGGACCCGCTGTATCAGCAGTATGCGCAGGCGTACACCCAGAACGCCCACAACGCCAGCGCCGATGCTGCCGCACAGGCCGCTGCGCTGACGGGCGGCTACGGCTCCAGCTATGCGGCCAGCGTAGCCCAGCAGGCCTACCAGCAGCAGATCGGGGCGTTGAATCAGGCCATCCCGACGCTGTATCAGCTGGCGCTGGACACCTACGACAGCGGCGGCGATGCACTGGTCTCCCAGCTGGACCAGCTCAACACGCAGGAGCAGAACGCGCAGGGGCTGTATCAGCAGAAACTTTCGGACTATTACACCCGGCTGGAACAGCTGGGCAACGCCTACAACACGGCCTATCAGCAGGACTACGGCCAGTATCAGGACTACCTGAGCCGTCTGGACACCCTGTATGGCAACTACGCCGCGCAGGAGCAGGAGGCCGCTGCCCAGAAGCAGCAGCGGTTCAACAATGCGGTCACGGTGCTGGGCCTCATCGGCGACGCGGTGCAGATCGCGCTTTCCGGTACCACGGGCCTCGGCTCGCTGGCGGGGTCGCTCGTGAACACCGGGTACAACATCTACGCGAACAACCGTGCCTATGAGGCAGACCGTGCGGATACGGCCTGGAACCAGCAGATGCAGGAAAAGCAGGTCCAGAACGCGCAGGCGCAGCAGAAGTACGACAACGACTTTGCGCAGCAGCAGTATCAGGATAAGCTCCGCCAGCAGCAGTTCAATAATCAGGTGACCAGCGAAAAGTTGAACATCGCCAAGGGCGAATGGGCCCTCAAGCAGTCCAAGGCGGCCCAGCAGGCCCAGAAAGCCAGCGCGGCAGCGGCCCAGAGAGCGGCAGCAGCGGGGGCTTCGGGCACGTCGGGTCCGGGCAGCGGGAACCTGAACGTGGGCAAGAGCGGTGTGCTGGGCAGCACGGCGGTGCCCTACACCGCCGCCCGCCTGCGCAGCCAGGGCCGGAGCGATGCCGCCATCCGGACGGAGCTGCTGAAGGAAGGCTACAGCAGCAAAGAAGTCGGGGAGATCATGAAGCAGCTCAACAGCTGAAAAAACCAGCCGCAGCGCAGAAGTGGGGGCTTCTGTGCTGCGGCTGGGGTCGTTTTGGAACGGTGAAAGCAGAAAAACGCGGGGCCGTGCTGTTCGAGTCCCACAAGGCACGGAATGCGGAGCCACGGTAGACATTCCTAGTGGTCTAGGACCCGCGGGCTAAGCGACAGCCCGCAGGGCTGATCGCTTACGGTGCTTACGCACCGCCGCCCTGTTCGAGTCCCACAAGGCACGGAATGTGGAGCCACGGTAGACATTCCTGGTGGTCCAGGACCCGCGCACTAACAAACAGCCCACTGGGCTGTTTGTTACCCCGCCGCTGGCGGGGCCGTGCTGTTCGAGTCCCACAGAGAAACATGAAAGAAAAAAGACCAAGAATCGTTTGATTCTTGGTCTTTTTGATGAGAGGGTGCCTTGTGGGACTCGAACCCACGGTCTCCAGATCCACAATCTGGCGCGTTAACCGACTACGCTAAAGGCACCACATAATGCGCCCGAAGGGACTCGAACCCCCGGCCCACTGCTTAGAAGGCAGTTGCTCTATCCACCTGAGCTACGGGCGCACGTTGTTATCCCATTGGGTTCCTTATCTTGGGCAGGCCACCGTCGGAGGCGGGCTGCGAGAAGTATAATACCATACCCATCGGGTTCTGTCAAGCAAAAAAGTGGATTTTTTTGAAATTTTTCGGCCGGGCGGGTCGAGCAGCTCTCAGAGCAGCCGCATTCCGACGATGCCAAGCGAAAAACCGAGCAGGGCACCGGCGATGACGTCGCGCGGGAAATGCACCCCGGCCAGCACCCGCAGCACACAGATGGCCACGGTGACAGCGACCATGACGCCGCCGACCGCCGGATAAAAAGAGAGCCACACGGCTGCCAGCACGGCCGCGCTCAGCGCGTGGCGGGAAGGGAAGGATTGGCCGCGGGTCTCCTTTTCCACCAGCGGGGTGAAGCCGGGCTGCTCATACGGGCGGGGAAAGTTGAGCTTTTTGCGCAGCAGGGTGCCGCCCAGAAAGACGAACCCCGGTACCAGAATGGCGCGGGCGATGCACTGCATGAAATCGAGGGCGGTCTGGTCCAGCCCGCCCCGCAGCAGCCGGAACCATTGGAGGTTCAGCAGCACCAGCAGCACCGGGTAGCAGACGAACGGCACCGCCGGGAGCCAGTGGTTCAGCAGGATGACGAGCCGCTTTGCCGCCGGGTGGGCGTTCAGCCAGTGCAGGATTTTCTGATAGCGTTCCGGTGTCATGGTGCAGGCCTCCCTTGGTCAGAAACAGGTGTCGAGATATTCTTCCACATCGAACGGCTCCGGGGTGGAATCCTTGCGCAGGTAGAGCGGGTGGTGGGGGTGGCCCTTCTTGCTCCGCTTGCCGAAGGTGACCCACGGGATCTCCCGCTCACGGGTCAGGGCCACCATCTCCCGCATCAGGCCGGGCAGGTAATCCCGCTTTTCGATCAGGGTGCCCCAGGCCGCCCACATGGTCGGCTCGGTCTCGGCCAGCACGGCCCGGAGCCAGCGCAGGTTCTCGTCGCAGAGGGCGCGGTCGGGGACCTTGTCCATATCGTTGGGGTCGGTGGCACGCTGGGGGTAGACGTTGAACATGATCCAGCTGTCGAAGCCGTTGGCATTGGCCAGCCGTTCCACGCTTTTCAGGGTGGGGTCCAGTGCGCCGGGCTGCGCGGTGCTGGGGTTGATGCCGATGCAGACCAGCGGGTGTCTGCCCACCCGGCCCAGCACATAGCGGTAGGGCAGGTAGGTGTGGGGCTCATAATACCAGATGCCGCCGGGGTATTCGCCTGCTTCCAGACGGGGAAGCTGTTCCGTTTGCATAGTCATTACCTCTCAAAATACGCTCTTCCTTTCTATCGTACCTGAAAATTTGACTGAAATCAACTCCTTCGTGGGAGAAAATCTCCCACAAACCCAAATTTCATGGTATACTGTGTTTGGAGCCGTGTATGCTCCAAAGAGTGGAAGAAACCCTTCATTTCCCTGGAAGGAGTCTTGCTATGCTAGAAGATTACAGAAATGCGCTGCGTGCGGGCCAGCGTGCATACCGTGCCTGCGTCGCGCGGGGGCAGTCGCCTTATCTGAAAGTCCTGGATGAGATCCTGAACGGTGTGGACATCGTGGCGCAGGAGCCGCTGGGGCTGGTGGACATCCCTGCCGAGAGCATCGTGGGCACCAAGACCAGCGGCCGCCACACGGCGTTTGCCGCCAACTTCATGCCCCTGCTGGATGATGACACCGAGTTCGCCGCCAAGTGGTCGAACCTCTGCGATGCCCATCTGGAAGAGGGCATCCATACCCCCATCATCGCCTACGAATACCTGAACCGGTTCTATGTGCAGGAGGGCAACAAGCGGGTGTCCGTCCTCAAATATTATGAGGCTGTCACCGTCCCCGGCACCGTGACCCGGCTCATCCCGGCCCGGAACGATACGCTGGAAAATAAGATCTACTACGAATTTCTCGATTTTTACAAACTGTCCAAGGTGAACAACGTGCGCTTCTCCAAACTGGGCGGCTATGCAAAATTGCAGACTTTGGTCTGCAAGGCGTCGGGCGAAGCCTGGACGGACGACGACCGGCTGAATTTTTCGTCGCTCTACACCATGTTCAGCCAGCAGTTCTATGCGCTGGGTGGTTCGGCGCTGGACCTGACGCCGGGTGACGCCCTGCTGGTCTACCTTTCGGTCTACCGCTATTCGGACGCCTGCCAGTCCACCCCGGCGCAGGTGCGGGAGAACCTCTCCAAGCTGTGGGATGAGATTAGAATCCTGACCGAGCCTCACGCGGTAACGCTCTCGCTGGAGCCGAACCCCGCCAGCGAGCCGCTGCTGAGCAAGCTGAATATCTTCAGCCAGAAGCCCAGCCAGCTCAAGGTGGTCTTCCTGCACGAATACAACGCCAAAACGAGCGCCTGGGTGCGCGGCCACGAAAAGGGCATCGAGGCCCTCAAGGCAGAATTTGGCGACCGGCTCGTCATCACCAACCGGGAAAACGTGTCCCCGGAGGTGGATGCGGAACAGATCCTGGAAGAAGTGGCCCACGACAATGCGGATGTGGTGTTCACCACCAGCATCCGGATGCGGCCTGCCTGCCTGAAGGTGGCGGCCCAGCACCCGAAGACCAAGATCCTGAACTGCTGCCTGAACACCCCGCACCCGCTGGTGCGCACCTACTACCCGCGCACCTTTGAGGTGAACTACCTGCTGGGGATGCTGGCGGGTATCCTTTCCAAGACAGACCGGGTGGGCTATGTGGCCGCGAACCCGGTGTACGGCATCCCGGCGGCGGTCAACGCCTTTGCGCGCGGGATGCGGGCCGTCCGGCCGGACGGCCATGTGGTGCTCCGCTGGGCCTGTGTGCCGGTGGAGGGCCAGCCGCTGGATTTCTCCGACCGGGAGGACATCACCCTGCTCTACGCCCGCAGCAGCAATGAACCGGCGGACAGCAACCGCGACTTCGGCCTCTGCCGCCGCCTGCCGGACGGCAGCCTGAAGCCGGTGGCGCTGCCGGTGTGGAAGTGGGAGACCTTCTACATCGGCATCATCCGTTCGGTCTTCAATGGCACCTGGGGCAGCGAGGCCAGCGGCAAGGCAGTCAACTACTGGTGGGGCCTGCAGAGCGATGCCGAGCGGGTGGACTATTATGAAGAGCTGGCCGGCGGCACCCGCCAGCTGCTGAACATCATCGAGGAGAACCTGCGCAAGCATGAGCTGGCCATCTTCCCGTCGGGCGGGCTGTATGCGCAGGGGCATGTGAAAATGGTGCCGCAGGGGGATACCTACACGCCCAAAGAGCTGATGGAAATGGACTGGCTGGGCGAATGCGTGGAAGGCGCACTGCCGCTCTACGAAGACCTCGACGTCAAAACGCGCGGCCTGATGGAGATCAATGGTCTGGGCAGCCTGAAAGGGATGCCGCTGTAACGAGCAAAAAATTCAACAGAATGGAGCATTGCGGACGTGAAGATACTTGCGATTTCGGATACCCCCTCCAAAGCACTGTGGGATTACTGCACACGGGAGCGGCTGCAGGGGATCGACCTGATCCTTTCCTGCGGCGACCTGCCCAAGAAATACCTGGAATACCTGACGAATTTCACCTCGGCCCCGATCTTATACGTGCACGGCAACCATGACGGCAGCTACCGCCACGGCGAGCCGGGCGGCTGCATCTGCGTGGACGATGAGGTCTACGTCTGGAAAGGGCTGCGCATCATGGGGCTGGGCGGCTGCATCCGCTACAACCGGGACGAGGATGCCTACCAGTACACCGAGCGGGAGATGCGCCGCCGGGTGCGGAAGCTCTGGTTCAAGGCCCACCGCGCGGGCGGCATCGACCTGCTGCTGACCCATGCCCCGGCAGGCGGCCTGAACGATGGCTTTGACAAGGCCCACAAGGGGTTCGACTGCTTCAATGACCTGCTGGAAGAATACCAGCCCAGGTGGTTCGTGCACGGCCATATCCACCTGAGTTATGATGCAAAGCTGCCCCGCGTATGCAGCTGCGGACGCACGACGGTCATCAATGCGACCGAGCGGTATGAGTTCGAGATCCCGGACCCGGACCCGCAGGCCCGGCGCAGATTTTTCTGGAAAAATCCCGCCTTCCCGACGGAAGAATGAAAAAAGGAGAAGCCCTATGGAACAAACGGAACGACTGGCCCGCCTTGACGCATTGCAAAAGAAACTCTATGCCTATGCCTGCGCGGAGAACTCCCTCTATCTGGACGCCGTGACGGTGGCCCCGAAGAATACCGCCGAGGGCCGGGGCGTGGCTCTCGGCATCCTGGCCGGAGAGCACCAGAAGCTGTTGACCGACCCGGAGACGAAGCGCCTGCTGGATGAACTGGCTGCGGCGTCCGGCTCGCTCGATGCCCTCCACAAGCGCGAGGTGGAGCTGCTGCGCCGCGAGAGCGGGAAACTGGCCCGCATCCCGGCGGACGAGTATATGGCCTACACCGAGCTGACCAACCGCGCCAGCGATGTGTGGCACAAGGCCAAGGAGAACGATGATTTTGCTTCGTTCTGCCCCGTTTTGCAGGAGCTTGTGGATTACAACCGGAAATTTGCGGGCTACTACGATGCAGCCAAGGCTCCCTACGACGCCTTGCTGAACGAGTATGAGCGCGGGGTGGACACCCGGCAGCTGGACGCCTTCTTTGAGACGCTGCGGGATGGCATCGTGCCGCTTGTCCGGGCCATCAGCGAGAAGCCCCCGGTCGATGACCGCTTCCTGCATCTGGAATATCCGGTGGAGCGGCAGAAGGCCTTTGCCGACTACATCATGGAGGTCATGGGCATCGACCGCGGCCACTGCGGCCTCGGTGAGACCGAGCATCCCTTCACGCTGGAGTTCAATAACAAGGATGTCCGCATCACCACCCATTACGATCTGCACAACGTGGCCTCGTCGATGTACTCTGTTCTCCACGAGGGCGGCCATGCGCTGTACGAGCTGGGCATCCGGGACGACTTGCAGTACACCTGCCTGGCCGGCGGCGTCAGCATGGGCGTCCACGAGAGCCAGTCCCGCTTTTACGAGAACCTCATCGGGCGTTCCCGCGCGTTCCTTGAGGCCATCTACCCCAGGGTGCAGGCGTTCTTCCCGGAGCAGCTGGGCGGGGTGAGCGCCGAGCAGTTCTACCGGGCCGTGAACAAGGTAGAGCCGAGCCTTATCCGCACCGAGTCGGACGAGCTGACCTACTGCCTGCATATCATGGTGCGGTACGAGATTGAAAAACAGCTCATCGGCGGTACGCTGCGGGCAGAGGAAGTCCCGGCCGAGTGGGCCCGCCTGTATCGGGAATATCTGGGCGTGGAGGTCCCCAATGACCGGGAGGGCTGCCTGCAGGACAGCCATTGGTCCGGCGGCTCCTTCGGTTACTTCCCGTCGTACGCGCTGGGCAATGCCTACGGCGCGCAGATGCTCCGCAGGATGGAGCAGGCGTTCGATGTGTTCGGGCAGGTGGCAAAGGGCGACCTCTCCGGCGTGACCGGCTGGCTGCGGGAGCATGTGCACCAGTACGGCCAGCTGCTGGAACCGGCCGACGTGGTCCGGAATGCCTGCGGCACCCTTGACCCGCAGGTGTACCTCGATTACCTGACCCGAAAATACACAGAGCTGTACGCGCTGTAAGCTGTAAAAAACAAACACAAAAGCGGCACCGGATGCAGTTCCGATGCCGCTTTGTTGTTTCACAGTGGAGCCATCACAGTTGTGGGAACGGATGGGACACAGCCGCTCAGAGAGGGAGCTTGCCGCTGACTTTGTTCACGACGTAGTAAGCAGCTTCCTCTTCGGGCTTGATATACACCTTGCAGGACTGGACGCCGACCTTGTGGGTCAGGCGGTAATCGGCCTTGGCACGGTCCACCAGGTCGGTGATGTTGTACTGCTTGCCGCCGTGCTCAACGTAGACTTCCGGTGCCAGCGGCGGACGGCCGCGATGCGCCGTTTTGCCGGTCTTGGCAGTGGTTTTGGCGGCCTTGTCCGCTTTGGCCGTCTTACGCGCAGTCTTTTCCACAGCAGGAGCGTCTGCGGCGGTGGAGACAACGTTTTTTTTCTCAGACATGGATTCAACCTTCTTTCTCAAAAATATCTGCGCTGTACACAGCGCTGGATGACCCCAATGAAAAGAATCGATTTCAAACGGTCACATATAATTATATAATAGTGACTTCGAAATCATTTGTAAAGAGGTTTTTCGAAAATAGGTCTGATTTCAGCAAGAATCTGCGTAAGAATCTGAAAAAGAATTACTCTTTGCATAGCTCTTCGGCACGGCGGACGATGGGGGAAAGCAGCGAAGAATCCCAATCTTCCGCAAGGGCAAATAGATCGTCACAGATCTCCTTCCGGATGCGGTCGGTGCTGCGCCGCTGGGCAAGTGTGAACAGCGCAGCCAGGAGCCGCAGCTTCAGGGTGCGAAGCTCCCCCGGTGCATCCCACAGCCGGGCCAGGTCGTAGTTGTCGGTGTTGCCGCAGCGCATGGTGCAGGTGGTGCAGTTGGGCGCGACCCGGTGCTTCTCGGTCTCGACGATGTCCTGCATCCGGCGCAGAGCGTCCTCGGCGGTGTCCGCCCTGGCCGCCTGCCGCAGCCCGGCGGCCAGAACGTGGTCGGTGTCTTCGGTCTTCGGTTCGTTGACGGTGGCGCGCGCCAGCCCGATCAGCGCACCCAGCAAACGGTCCCGCTGGCGCTGTGCAGCCGTCGCAGGAGCAGAAAGCAGTAAATCCATAGATCCTCCTTTTGATCGGGGAATTCTCCCCGGAATGGTGCATTCAGTATACACGAAAAAACCGAAGCTGACCAGAGATCGGGCCGTTTTGGAAAAAATATTTTTCCGGCTTGATTTTGCGGCAGAAATAGATTATAATATTACTGTTCTGTATGGAATCAGCCGGTGTGTCGGAATGGCAGACGAGGGGGACTCAAAATCCCCTTCGTGATTTTCCGTGTCTGTGCGAGAAATTCACGAGTGTACGTTGGGTTTTGAGGGTTTGTCGGAGCGAGATTTCTTACATCCCTCCTGAACATCCCTCCAATCTCCAGAAACCGGTACTAATGTCCCAAAATTGAATATAAGCCGATGTGGCGGAATGGCAGACGCAAACGACTCAAAATCGTTCGGGAAACCATGTGGGTTCGAGTCCCACCATCGGCACTTCATCATAAAACAGCTTAGGAACGAAAGATTTTAGGCTGTTTTTCTTTTTTGCCCATTTTTTATACTTTGGCGTTTTCTGGGAAGATATTGACGATTGCATTCGCCGAAGATACCTTACTGGAGAAATCCAGATGTGTATAAATGTTGCTTGTCGTGCTGATGTCGCTGTGCCCCAGCCACTCCTGAATCTCCTTCAGGCTCACGCCATTGGCATAGAGCAGACTGGCGCAGCTATGGCGCAGATCGTGAAAGCGGATACGCTTCATCTGGTGTGCGACCAGAAAATCCGGGAAATGTTGGCTCAGGAAATCGGGCCGAATCCGTTTTCCCATCGGGTCTACATAGATATAGTCAAGATAATCGGTGCAATAGCTTTTGCCGCAGACCTTCCGATTCTGCTCCTGCTCCTTTTTCATTTTATTGAGCATCTGCTCACAGGCAGGGATTAGGGGAAGTGTCCGGCAGCTCGACTTTGTTTTTGTCTTATCTCGTGCGATTTCTGTTAGCGTTCCGTTGACCTTTGCGGTCACAACCGTATGCTGAATGCTGATTTTCTTGTTTTCAAAGTCAATGGCATCCCATTTCAAGCCAACAACTTCACTGCGCCGCAGGCCGTAGAATGCAGCCATGATAACGCCAAACTCCGAAGGGTCACCTTGAATCGCTTTGAAAAGCTGCTCCAGTTCTTCACCACTGTAAATCTCCGACTTGAACTTTTCCTTACGAGGACGTTCAACGCGATCTGCCGGGTTGGAACGGATCATGCCGATTTGAAAAGCGTACTGCAAGCATTTGCGGATGTTGGCGTGATAGTGAATGACGGTGTTTGCCGTAAGGCCACGATCCAACTCATGCTGGTAGAAGTCTTGGATGTATTTGGGATGCTGTTCCATATCCTGCAATGTATAGTGGAGCGGTTCAAAATATGGGACGATCTTGTGAACGATTGCTCTTTCATAGCTGGTATAGGTTGTGATTTCCACTCGTGACTTCATCATTTTCAACCAGTCCGTGATGAAGTCGGTGAAAAGTACCGGGGAGTTATCAAGGCAGGGGTCAACTTCTTTGATGGGGCTGACCTTCAGCCAATTATTGTCAACGGCATATTGTAGGGCATCGGTCAACTCCTTGTGCCAATCCAGAAGCTGCTGTACACTGGCCTCCTCCTGCTGACGCTCATAGCGGAAGAACGTTTCCAGATCGCGCGGAGAGAGTGCTTTCAAAGACAGCCGCTTCTTTTCAAAGTATGGGACAACTACTCTTCCCAGATCATAAGCATATCTGCCATAGGTTTCGGGCGGAAGGTTCATCACGCTTTCCCGAAGCCAGCGGTTCAGATATTCCGATACCGGCAGGTCGGAAACCTGCTGCATCGTTTCAGGGTTAAACTCTTTTTGTGTTTTACGCAACAGAGATTCAGCTCTTTTTTTGTTTCCTTTAACAGGAAGTCCTGTGCTGATGGATTTGGTTCTGCGCTTTCCATCTGTGTCTTTCCAGCTCAGAATCATCTGATACATACCGTTTTGTTCTCTTAAATGTCCGGCCACATTTGTCATAGTTATGCTCCTTTCTGTTCGCAGCCAAACGTCCTTTGCTTAGGCATCATAAGTTTAGAAGATTCTGGAGTGTTTTGCAAGGATGGCACAAGGGAGTTTGAAAGGTGCATCCCTCCAAGTTGCCGATCCTGATCGAGCAGGTACTCTACCACGCAGAGTTTTGGTATCTTATAGCTGCGTCCTACACGCGCCGAGTGGATCTTATTCTGCTTGACCAACAGATACGCATTCTTCCGGCAGATGCCAAGCATTTCCTGAAGATGCTCCACCGTCACCACATCCGGGTAGTCCTTGAACATCGTCAGATACCTCTCCGTCTTTCGGTCAGGCTCTTCCTGAATCAAAGTGCAGGCTGCGATCTCGCTCATTCCTGTCCTCTCTTTCTAGTTCAATATGTCGATTATTCAGCAGAAAATACTATATGTAAAGTGTGATGGTCTTTTTCGGGGACCATCTCACTTGCCAAAGGAGATATTTGAGCTTAGAACTTCATCGGCAGTGCGTCTTTCCTGCACTTGCCGTTGTAGGTGGTGTAGATGGGGTAAACGTACCGCCGCCAGCCCGGAAGCTTGGCGGGGTTATCCCGGCTGACACGGTAGAGCTCCATGGGATGGACGCCGCTCAGCGCACGGACAAGCCGCTCCTCGCTGTACTGCCCATGATACAGCTGCACAAAGTACATCACGCCCCGCAGGACAGCCGCCCGGAAGGAATCCGGTTTGCCCTCCCACGCTTCCACGATGTGCCGCAGAGCTTCGCAGTAGATCTCTTCGCCCAGCTGGTCGTACAGCTTCAGCGCCGTGCCCACGCAGCCGATGCGGTAGTCGCTCAGCTGCATACTGTCGTAGTTGAGGGAAAGCCCCGCCCGGTTAGTGGCTGCGACAAACGCCTTGGAAGGCGCATCGCCGCCCACCACCTTGGCGCGCAGCTTGATGCCCGCCGACAGGGGTGCGGCGTGACCGTTCTGCTCGGCAAAGAGCAGGGCTTCCTGCTCCATCGTCAGACCGGTGTAGACCTTGCAGAGGATCGGGCGGTCCTCGCCGCCGTTGAGGAGGATGCAGCCCTCGATGGTGTGCTGCCCATCCATTACATAGTACCTGCCGTTGCGGAAGCTGACCTTCGGCTCGTTAACGATGTACTCGTTGAAGTCCCTTGCAATCAGCTCCACCCTCTTGCGCTCTACGCCCCGCTGGTAGATCTCGCGGGGATAGATCAGCTTGCTGCTGTGGATGACCGAAAGCTGGTACGGCGGGTTGATACCAATGAAAGTATTGTTGTCGTTCAGGCGCATCGCATTTCCTCCTTGATTCTCCAAATGTACTTCTCGGCTTCCTCTAAGA
Proteins encoded in this window:
- a CDS encoding DUF6551 family protein encodes the protein MRLNDNNTFIGINPPYQLSVIHSSKLIYPREIYQRGVERKRVELIARDFNEYIVNEPKVSFRNGRYYVMDGQHTIEGCILLNGGEDRPILCKVYTGLTMEQEALLFAEQNGHAAPLSAGIKLRAKVVGGDAPSKAFVAATNRAGLSLNYDSMQLSDYRIGCVGTALKLYDQLGEEIYCEALRHIVEAWEGKPDSFRAAVLRGVMYFVQLYHGQYSEERLVRALSGVHPMELYRVSRDNPAKLPGWRRYVYPIYTTYNGKCRKDALPMKF